One Pullulanibacillus sp. KACC 23026 DNA segment encodes these proteins:
- a CDS encoding EcsC family protein: MDYEEKARLECSLWEQDILTPSSKFSQLAKKWQTTINNKIPQKVHDTITAGIKHMVKTVLIGSKWMTTESPLDRSISLEEREMILSKKQRNFARIASVEGAGTGAGGLLMGLADFPLLLSIKIKFLYEAARLYGYDIKDPSERLFILYVFQLAFSSDDKRRNTFSILKNWETDHPNPETFDWQTFQQEYRDSMDLAKLLQLVPGIGAVVGAVVNYRLLDQLALTAKNVYRLRYFQLEEKDQNG; encoded by the coding sequence ATGGATTATGAAGAAAAAGCAAGACTAGAATGTTCACTATGGGAACAAGATATCTTGACTCCTTCCTCAAAATTTTCACAACTCGCTAAGAAATGGCAGACGACGATCAATAACAAAATCCCACAAAAAGTTCACGATACGATAACGGCCGGGATTAAGCATATGGTCAAAACCGTGCTGATCGGATCAAAATGGATGACAACAGAAAGTCCATTAGACCGTTCTATTTCTTTAGAAGAGCGAGAGATGATTTTGTCAAAAAAGCAGAGAAACTTTGCGCGAATCGCAAGTGTGGAAGGGGCAGGAACAGGAGCAGGCGGCCTATTAATGGGGTTAGCTGATTTTCCTTTGTTACTCTCTATTAAAATCAAGTTCCTTTATGAAGCAGCGAGACTTTATGGCTATGATATCAAGGACCCCTCTGAGCGGCTTTTTATTCTTTATGTCTTTCAACTCGCTTTTTCAAGTGATGACAAACGCCGTAACACCTTTTCTATTCTAAAAAATTGGGAGACCGATCATCCAAATCCGGAGACTTTTGATTGGCAAACGTTTCAACAGGAATATCGGGATTCAATGGATTTAGCTAAGCTTTTGCAATTAGTTCCCGGTATCGGCGCTGTTGTGGGTGCCGTTGTCAATTATCGACTTTTAGACCAGCTCGCTCTCACAGCAAAAAATGTTTATCGATTGCGCTATTTCCAGCTTGAGGAGAAAGACCAAAACGGGTAG